A region of the Leishmania panamensis strain MHOM/PA/94/PSC-1 chromosome 10 sequence genome:
NNNNNNNNNNNNNNNNNNNNNNNNNNNNNNNNNNNNNNNNNNNNNNNNNNNNNNNNNNNNNNNNNNNNNNNNNNNNNNNNNNNNNNNNNNNNNNNNNNNNNNNNNNCGTTGTTCTACAGTGCCCCACCGACCGATTGGCCGTCGCAACGTGCAAAATTACCCACCATGAaaagccgctgccgttgtACTTCCAGTACTTCACCGACCACTCTCTCAGCGGAGACTCAACGCTCATGGACTACTGCCCGTACGTGGATACCTACCCCGACAGTGCTTGCGATCAGGACCCATCGACGGCACCTGAGATTTTTAAGGAGTTCAACCTCTTCTCCGACGCGTCGCGCTGCTTGGATGGAACTTTCAGACCGAAGCACAGCACTGGTCTATCTGAGCAGTACAACGCCTTGTGCGCCAACGTGAAGTGCGACAGGGCCCACCGCACGTACAGCGTCCAGGtgtacggcagcagcggctacGTCGCATGCACGCCGGGCCAGAGGGTGGAGCTGGCCAcgaccagcgccgccttcgtGGAAGGCAGCTACATCACGTGCCCACCGTACGTGGAGGTGTGCCAGGCCAACATCAAGGGAGTCATAAACTTCGAGGGAGACGCTGCCGACACAGCGGCGGTGTGATGGTGGCGTGAAAGGATGACTGCATTGGCCACTGTGACGGCTGTGCGCTGCTAGGGATAGTGCTCGCTGTCATGGCAGGCCTCGCGGTGTGGCTGCTCCTTATCAGCCTCCCCTGATCGTGACGCAAGCTGAGCGGCTCCCGCTGCGGCTGACGAGGGCCTCTGCTAGCGTGAAACGGAGCGAGCAGGACGGCTGGGGGcgcggaagcagcggcgcggtgcCCCTGTAGTGCGCCCCTGTGCCGACGGCCATCGCAGNNNNNNNNNNNNNNNNNNNNNNNNNNNNNNNNNNNNNNNNNNNNNNNNNNNNNNNNNNNNNNNNNNNNNNNNNNNNNNNNNNNNNNNNNNNNNNNNNNNNGGGCCTCGTCATGGCcgtcggtgccgccgccgtgtggGTGCAGGCCGCCGGCCATCACTGCATCCACGACAGGCTGCAGACCcgcgtgctgcagtcggtggcgcagcagcgcaggcctCCCGGCAGCGTCTCGGCCCTCGGTCTGCCCTACGTGTCCACCGGccccatcagcagcgctcaCGCCGTCGACTGGGCACTGGCCGACAGCACGTCGCCGAGTGTCGCGCGCGCAGCGGACTGGGGCACGCTGCGCATCGCCGTCTCCACCGCAGACCTCAACGACCCCGGCTACCACTGCACTCGCGTCGGGCAGCGTGTGAACAACCACAATGGCGAGATcgccacctgcaccgccGAGGACATCCTTACAGAGCAGAAGCGCGACATCCTCGTCAGCTACCTCATcccgcaggcgctgcagctgcacgcggAGCGGCTGAGGGTGAGGCAGGTGCAGGGCAGCTGGAAGGTGACCGGCATGACGGGCTCAATCTGTGGCGACTTCAGTGTCCCCCCGGCGCACCTTACAGCTGGCGTCAGCAACGCCGACTTCGTGCTGTACGTCGCCTCGGTGCCGAGCGAGCCGGGCGTGCTGGCGTGGGCCACGACCTGCCAGGTGTTCTCGGACGACCATCCAGCCGTGGGTGTCATCAACATCCCGGCGGCGAACATTGTGTCGCGCTACGACCAGGGCGCCACGCGTGTTGTGAcgcacgaggtggcgcacgccctcggcttcagcagcacaTTTTTCAAGAGCGCCGGCATTGTGAAGAGCGTCACAAATTTGCGCGGTAAGCCCTTTGCGGCTCCTGTgatcaacagcagcacggtGGTGGCCAAGGCGCGCGAGCAGTACGGCTGCCCCACCTTGGAGTAtctggaggtggaggaccAGGGCGGCTCCGGCTCTGCTGGCTCGCATATAAAGATGCGCAACGCCAAGGACGAGCTCATGGCGCCTGCCTCGGCTGCAGGGTACTACACCGCCCTGACCATGGCCGTCTTCGAGGACCTCGGCTTCTACAAGGCGGACTTCGCCAAGGCCGAGGTGATGCCGTGGGGCCGGAACGCCAGCTGCGACTTCCTCACCCAGAAGTGCATGGAGGACAACATCACGCAGTGGCCGGAGATGTTCTGCAACACCACGGAGAGGCGGTATCGTTGCCCCACCGACCGGCTGAGGCTGGGGACGTGCGGTATACGGACCTATAGCACCCCGATGCCGCCGTACTTCGAGTACTTCAACGACACATTCCTTGCAGGCTACTCGGCCTTCCTGGACTACTGCCCGTTTACCCTGGGCTACAGCAATGGTGCTTGCAATCAGGACCCATCGACGGCCCCTGCGCTTTTGAAGGAGTTCAGCGTCTTCTCCGAcgcggcgcgctgcttcgaTGGGGCCTTCCGGCCGACGACCGCCCGTGAGGACTTGATGTACAACGCCTTGTGCGCCAACGTGATGTGCAacacggcggcgcgcacgtACAGCGTCCAGGtacgcggcagcagcggctacGTCGCATGCACGCCGGGCGAGAGTGTGGAGCTGGCCAcgaccagcgccgccttcgtGGAAGGCAGCTACATCACGTGCGCGCCGTACGTGGAGGTGTGCCAGGCCAACATCAAGGGAGTCATAGACTTCGAGGGAGACGCTGCCGACACAGCGGCGATGCGACGGTGGAGTGAAAGGATGACTGCATTGGCCACTGTGACGGCTGTGCTGCTAGGGATAGTTCTCGCTGTCATGGCAATCCTCGTGGTGTGGCTGCTCCTCATCACCATCCCCTGATCGTGACGCAAGCTGAGCGGCTCCCGCTGTGGCTGACGAGGGCCTCTGCTAGCGTGAAACGGAATGAGCAGGACGACTGGGGGcgcggaagcagcggcgcggtgcCANNNNNNNNNNNNNNNNNNNNGCCACGCGTCCCCTGACTCCCTCCGCCGCACCGCGGccgcgcgcacacccacgtgcGCGTCGTTCTCCCCTCCAGCCTTGACGCACCCTccgcgcccccctccctcaccaccaccctcgctcccttgcccctccccctctccagaCTCACTGGCATATCCCGTCTCGCTACCTACCCACCCGCcctcccacacgcacgcacgcacacaccgccgcACACAAGCCCTCATCCtcactctttctcctcctttccccctccttgcCCCTCCGCCCTcacaccccctcccactctcccACCCGCCCACGTGTTGGCCGGCGTCACTGGCCCCCTGgcacgcacccgcagcaccaccgacACTGCCAGCATGTCCcgcgaccgcagcagcacgcaccggcgccgcagcgtcgccgcacgcCTGATGCGGCTCGCCGCAGCGGGCCTCGTCATGGCcgtcggtgccgccgccgtgtggGCGCAGGCCGCCGGCCATCACTGCATCCACGACAGGCTGCAGACCcgcgtgctgcagtcggtggcgcagcagcgcaggcctCCCGGCAGCGTCTCGGCCCTCGGTCTGCCCTACGTGTCCACCGAccccatcagcagcgctcaCGCCGTCGACTGGGCACTGGCCGACAGCACGTCGCCGAGTGTCGCGCGCGCAGCGGACTGGGGCACGCTGCGCATCGCCGTCTCCACCGCAGACCTCACGGACCTATGCAGCCACTGCACTCGCGTCGGGCAGCGTGTGAACAACCACAATGGCGAGATcgccacctgcaccgccGAGGACATCCTcacggaggagaagcgcgacATCCTCGTCAGCTACCTCATcccgcaggcgctgcagctgcacacggAGCGGCTGAAGGTGAAGCAGGTGCAGGGCAGCTGGAAGGTGACCGGCATGACGGGCTCAATCTGTGGCGACTACGTTGTCCCCACAGCGCACCTTACCGTTGGTGTCAGCAACGCCGACTTCGTGCTGTACGTCGCCTCGGTGCCGAGCGAGCCGGGCGTGCTGGCGTGGGCCACGATCTGCCAGGTGTTCTCGGACAAACAGCCAGCCGTAGCTGTTATCAACATTCCCCCGGCGAATATTCACTCACCCTACGACCAGGTCCTCACGCGTGCTGTGgcgcacgaggtggcgcacgCCCTCGGCTTCAGCAGGATGTATTTCGAGCGCGCCGGGCTCCTGACGAACGCCTCGCATGTGCGCGGCAAGTTCTTTTCGGTTCCTGTGATGAACAGCAGCACGGTGGTGGCCAAGGCGCGCGAGCAGTACGGCTGCTCCAACTTGACGTATGTGGAGCTGGAGGATCTGGGCGACTCGAGGACTACTGCCTCGCATCTTAAGGGGCGCAACGCCAAGGACGAGCTCATGGCGCCTGCCTCGGCTGCAGGGTACTACACCGCACTGACCATGGCAGTCTTTGAGGACCTCGGCTTCTACAAGGCGGACTACAACCTCGCTGAGATCATGCCGTGGGCCCAGAACGCCAGCTGCGACTTCCTCACCAAGAAGTGCATGGAGAACAACATCACGCAGTGGCCGGAGATGTTCTGCAACACCACCGAAATGGTCCCACAGTGCCCCACCGACCGGCTGAGGCTGGGGACGTGCCTGATAATCGATGTCGGACGTCCGATGTCGATGATCTACCAGTACTTTACCAACGACTCTCTCAGCGGGCGCTCACCGTTCCTGGACTACTGCCCAGTTATCGTGGGCTCCAGCAATAGTGCTTGCGATCAGGACCCATCGATGGCATCGCCTTCTTTGCAGGCCTTCAACCTCTTCTCCGAcgctgcgcgctgcttcgATGGCGTCTTCCAGCTGAGGAACAATACTCCTTCCCAGGAGCCGTACAACGCCTTGTGCGCCAACGTGAAGTGCGACAGAGCCCACCACATGTACAGCGTCCAGGTGTACGGCAGCAGGGGCTACGTCGCATGCACACCGGGCGAGAGTGTTGAGCTGGCCACCTTGAGCGCCGCCTTCGAGAACGGGGGTAACATCACGTGCCCGCCGTACGTGGAGGTGTGCCAGGCCAACACCAAGGGGCTCATAGACTTCGAAGGAGACGCTGCCGACACAGCGGCGATGCGACGGTGGNNNNNNNNNNNNNNNNNNNNNNNNNNNNNNNNNNNNNNNNNNNNNNNNNNNNNNNNNNNNNNNNNNNNNNNNNNNNNNNNNNNNNNNNNNNNNNNNNNNNNNNNNNNNNNNNNNNNNNNNNNNNNNNNNNNNNNNNNNNNNNNNNNNNNNNNNNNNNNNNNNNNNNNNNNNNNNNNNNNNNNNNNNNNNNNNNNNNNNNNNNNNNNNNNNNNNNNNNNNNNNNNNNNNNNNNNNNNNNNNNNNNNNNNNNNNNNNNNNNNNNNNNNNNNNNNNNNNNNNNNNNNNNNNNNNNNNNNNNNNNNNNNNNNNNNNNNNNNNNNNNNNNNNNNNNNNNNNNNNNNNNNNNNNNNNNNNNNNNNNNNNNNNNNNNNNNNNNNNNNNNNNNNNNNNNNNNNNNNNNNNNNNNNNNNNNNNNNNNNNNNNNNNNNNNNNNNNNNNNNNNNNNNNNNNNNNNNNNNNNNNNNNNNNNNNNNNNNNNNNNNNNNNNNNNNNNNNNNNNNNNNNNNNNNNNNNNNNNNNNNNNNNNNNNNNNNNNNNNNNNNNNNNNNNNNNNNNNNNNNNNNNNNNNNNNNNNNNNNNNNNNNNNNNNNNNNNNNNNNNNNNNNNNNNNNNNNNNNNNNNNNNNNNNNNNNNNNNNNNNNNNNNNNNNNNNNNNNNNNNNNNNNNNNNNNNNNNNNNNNNNNNNNNNNNNNNNNNNNNNNNNNNNNNNNNNNNNNNNNNNNNNNNNNNNNNNNNNNNNNNNNNNNNNNNNNNNNNNNNNNNNNNNNNNNNNNNNNNNNNNNNNNNNNNNNNNNNNNNNNNNNNNNNNNNNNNNNNNNNNNNNNNNNNNNNNNNNNNNNNNNNNNNNNNNNNNNNNNNNNNNNNNNNNNNNNNNNNNNNNNNNNNNNNNNNNNNNNNNNNNNNNNNNNNNNNNNNNNNNNNccctcaccaccaccctcgctcccttgcccctccccctc
Encoded here:
- the GP63-1 gene encoding GP63, leishmanolysin (TriTrypDB/GeneDB-style sysID: LpmP.10.0410); its protein translation is MAVGAAAVWVQAAGHHCIHDRLQTRVLQSVAQQRRPPGSVSALGLPYVSTGPISSAHAVDWALADSTSPSVARAADWGTLRIAVSTADLNDPGYHCTRVGQRVNNHNGEIATCTAEDILTEQKRDILVSYLIPQALQLHAERLRVRQVQGSWKVTGMTGSICGDFSVPPAHLTAGVSNADFVLYVASVPSEPGVLAWATTCQVFSDDHPAVGVINIPAANIVSRYDQGATRVVTHEVAHALGFSSTFFKSAGIVKSVTNLRGKPFAAPVINSSTVVAKAREQYGCPTLEYLEVEDQGGSGSAGSHIKMRNAKDELMAPASAAGYYTALTMAVFEDLGFYKADFAKAEVMPWGRNASCDFLTQKCMEDNITQWPEMFCNTTERRYRCPTDRLRLGTCGIRTYSTPMPPYFEYFNDTFLAGYSAFLDYCPFTLGYSNGACNQDPSTAPALLKEFSVFSDAARCFDGAFRPTTAREDLMYNALCANVMCNTAARTYSVQVRGSSGYVACTPGESVELATTSAAFVEGSYITCAPYVEVCQANIKGVIDFEGDAADTAAMRRWSERMTALATVTAVLLGIVLAVMAILVVWLLLITIP
- the GP63-2 gene encoding GP63, leishmanolysin (TriTrypDB/GeneDB-style sysID: LpmP.10.0420~partially sequenced multicopy gene), whose product is MSRDRSSTHRRRSVAARLMRLAAAGLVMAVGAAAVWAQAAGHHCIHDRLQTRVLQSVAQQRRPPGSVSALGLPYVSTDPISSAHAVDWALADSTSPSVARAADWGTLRIAVSTADLTDLCSHCTRVGQRVNNHNGEIATCTAEDILTEEKRDILVSYLIPQALQLHTERLKVKQVQGSWKVTGMTGSICGDYVVPTAHLTVGVSNADFVLYVASVPSEPGVLAWATICQVFSDKQPAVAVINIPPANIHSPYDQVLTRAVAHEVAHALGFSRMYFERAGLLTNASHVRGKFFSVPVMNSSTVVAKAREQYGCSNLTYVELEDLGDSRTTASHLKGRNAKDELMAPASAAGYYTALTMAVFEDLGFYKADYNLAEIMPWAQNASCDFLTKKCMENNITQWPEMFCNTTEMVPQCPTDRLRLGTCLIIDVGRPMSMIYQYFTNDSLSGRSPFLDYCPVIVGSSNSACDQDPSMASPSLQAFNLFSDAARCFDGVFQLRNNTPSQEPYNALCANVKCDRAHHMYSVQVYGSRGYVACTPGESVELATLSAAFENGGNITCPPYVEVCQANTKGLIDFEGDAADTAAMRRW